Proteins encoded by one window of Oreochromis niloticus isolate F11D_XX linkage group LG17, O_niloticus_UMD_NMBU, whole genome shotgun sequence:
- the mical3b gene encoding LOW QUALITY PROTEIN: protein-methionine sulfoxide oxidase mical3b (The sequence of the model RefSeq protein was modified relative to this genomic sequence to represent the inferred CDS: deleted 2 bases in 1 codon): MEDQSFPECQAQELFDEFVSASTCRAAMRSFSQLCEHLQLDPSTAERPLYRPIKRRLNYWRANGLWAKLDRRGAQEEYQRARACSDVTCVIIGAGPCGLRTAVELSFMGARVVLLEKRDTFSRNNVLHLWPFTIHDLRGLGAKKFYGRFCAGSIDHISIRQLQLVLLKVALLLGVEVHVNVEFKKLVEPAEDQHRHKLGWRMEVSPKNHPVSQLEFDVIIGADGRRNTLPGFRRKEFRGKLAIAITANFKNRNTTAEAKVEEISGVAFIFNQRFFQELRQETGIDLENIVYYKDDTHYFVMTAKKQSLLEKGVILQDFADTELLLSRGNVDQNALQAYAREAADFSTNHQLPALDFAMNHYGQPDVAMFDFTCMYASENAAMVRQRHGHQLLVTLVGDSLLEPFWPMGTGVARGFLAALDSAWMIRSWAQGAAPLDVLAERESLYRLLPQTTPENMQKNITLYSVDPTTRYMNTSPLTVTPAQVRHLVDTGEEAGLTTDCSDIIRLPSPRYIRQESFSQSNQLLTWCQEQTCGYHGVNVTDLTTSWRSGLALCALIHRYRPDLIDFDSLDKSSVEENTRLGFDVAEREFGISPLMTVEEMSSVEEPDSLSMVMYLSQFYQLLKDSPPPAGCLRHITDLRSALIAPASLLSRLGTSLSRKRNPKEHGEALGKRRKTSQQRREQQESCDLNGDVESQSFEEEFVGGASRSRVRLMANQLQAKLDESSSTCRTSSSPASADFCRQVSSSCSHICFFCKQRVYVMERLSAEGLFFHRSCFQCGSCSSPLRLASYTYDQHAGRFYCLRSECHLSAPAVRKRPTPSDRAASHRTSIGSQSSAPSLSDSLISAGRRPSSAASLLAVTPERIELEIWRRSSEAELQEELEEVSEEVLNLFNLSTDNQTGSRSRSSESDMEEEAEGGGCVTSDETRSSSRETLQLYLRVQEEEEEEGSDMESSDEGEYDPWEMERRSGLWLLLEEETEVELPPHSSDTPVQPDSTSSMNSSVTPPPVATTASTASFITTPDSLTVRTEPEHHSHLPLSWRHLLPVGGAHLTTSRLNCRKIGPSSCKRKGRGQRRTQGHLGGGGGGDGEKLIACPLDSSSPPCSLGAGLSSLRCSERLLPLGRELGGVGARNLLKTVFSGNKNEEKKKGGRTLPAERVKEKTASQRFTDVRAEVSDLDSSTVLQRCSLKPQNNLRLELLDLTNEIQRVAIEEEENQEPPYVPHAVAFKRSYAIKRRPLRDRVPLQDSDGQSSCPTEVVGVLVQPKEASSLSVKETMFQRECEDDDDDLDTRITRRVQRAARRQAKQEELKRLHKAQMIQRQLQQVEEKQRQLEERGVMVEKALRGEADYWGESSQSADMELHLGGLGKLDNPPLMQQWFLLVQQKNALVRYEAELMIFARELELEDRQSRLQQELRERMAVDDHLKDEEQLAEERLILEEMLEVVEQRDSLVSLLEEQRLQERQEDRDLEQLMVSGGLGLTWT, encoded by the exons CTTGCGGTCTGCGGACAGCAGTGGAGCTGAGCTTCATGGGCGCTCGAGTGGTGCTGCTGGAGAAGAGGGacaccttctccaggaacaacgTGCTCCACTTATGGCCCTTCACCATCCACGACCTGCGGGGCCTCGGTGCCAAAAAGTTCTATGGAAGGTTTTGTGCCGGCTCCATCGACCACATCA GTATTCGCCAACTGCAGCTTGTCCTGCTGAAGGTCGCCCTGCTCCTGGGGGTCGAAGTTCATGTCAACGTGGAGTTTAAAAAGCTGGTGGAGCCAGCAGAGGACCAGCACAGACACA AGCTGGGCTGGAGAATGGAGGTGAGTCCAAAGAATCACCCTGTGAGTCAGCTGGAGTTTGATGTAATAATCGGAGCAGATGGACGCAGGAACACACTGCCAG GTTTCAGGCGTAAAGAGTTCAGGGGGAAGCTTGCCATCGCCATCACAGCAAACTTCAAGAACAGAAACACCACAGCTGAGGCCAAAGTGGAGGAGATCAGCGGTGTGGCATTCATCTTTAACCAAAGGTTTTTCCAGGAGCTACGACAGGAAACTG GGATTGACTTGGAGAATATTGTGTACTACAAAGACGACACACACTATTTTGTGATGACGGCAAAGAAACAGAGTCTATTGGAAAAAGGAGTCATTCtgcag gattttgcagacacagagcTGCTCCTCTCTCGAGGGAACGTTGACCAGAATGCATTGCAGGCTTATGCCCGTGAGGCTGCAGACTTCTCCACCAATCACCAGCTGCCAGCTCTGGACTTCGCCATGAATCACTATGGTCAGCCTGATGTTGCCATGTTCGACTTCACCTGCATGTATGCATCAGAGAACGCTGCTATGGTTCGCCAACGCCACGGACACCAGCTGCTGGTCACACTGGTTGGAGACAGCCTGTTGGAG cCCTTCTGGCCAATGGGGACGGGAGTCGCTCGAGGGTTTCTGGCAGCACTGGATTCGGCTTGGATGATACGAAGTTGGGCTCAGGGCGCAGCTCCTCTGGATGTCCTGGCTGAGAG AGAGAGTTTGTACCGTCTCCTCCCTCAGACGACTCCAGAGAACATGCAAAAGAACATCACTCTGTACTCTGTAGATCCAACAACAAGATACATGAACACCAGCCCTTTGACCGTCACACCTGCCCAg gtGAGGCACCTGGTTGACACAGGAGAAGAGGCGGGGCTAACCACAGATTGCAGTGATATCATCCGGCTCCCCTCCCCAAGATACATCAGACAGG AATCCTTCTCTCAATCCAATCAGCTGCTGACTTGGTGTCAGGAACAGACTTGTGGTTACCATGGTGTTAATGTTACTGACCTGACTACTTCCTGGAGGAGTGGCCTTGCCCTGTGTGCTCTTATCCACCGATACCGACCTGATCTGAT AGACTTTGATTCTCTGGACAAGTCGTCAGTGGAAGAAAACACTCGACTCGGCTTTGATGTGGCTGAACGAGAGTTTGGGATTTCTCCATTGATGACGGTGGAGGAAATGTCGTCTGTGGAAGAGCCGGACTCTCTGTCGATGGTCATGTACCTGAGTCAGTTTTACCAACTGCTCAAAGACTCGCCGCCCCCTGCAG GCTGCCTGAGGCACATCACTGACCTGCGATCAGCTCTCATTGCTCCCGCCTCCCTCCTCAGCCGACTGGGAACCAGTTTGTCCAGGAAGAGAAACCCAAAG GAGCATGGGGAGGCATTGGGTAAAAGGAGGAAGACCAGTCAGCAGAGGCGAGAGCAGCAGGAG tcatgtgacctgaATGGTGATGTTGAGAGCCAGTCATTTGAGGAGGAGTTTGTGGGTGGGGCCAGTCGATCCAGAGTTCGTTTAATGGCCAATCAGCTACAGGCAAAGCTGGATGAAAGTTCATCTACCTGCAGGACATCTTCTTCTCCTGCTTCTGCTGATTTCTGTCGACAA GTCTCTTCCAGCTGCAGTCACATCTGTTTCTTCTGTAAGCAGAGGGTTTATGTGATGGAGCGTCTCAGTGCCGAGGGCTTGTTCTTCCATCGCAGCTGCTTCCAGTGTGGTTCCTGCAGCAGTCCCCTCCGCCTGGCCTCGTACACATATGACCAGCACGCCG GGAGGTTTTACTGCCTGCGCTCCGAATGTCACCTAAGCGCTCCAGCCGTGAGGAAGAGGCCGACGCCGTCTGACAGAGCTGCATCACACCGAACGTCAATC GGGTCCCAGAGCTCGGCGCCATCTCTGTCTGACTCTCTGATCTCAGCAGGCCGCCGTCCATCCTCAG CTGCTTCTCTACTGGCGGTGACGCCGGAGAGGATCGAGCTGGAAATCTGGCGCCGGAGCTCAGAGGCGGAGCtgcaggaggagctggaggaggtttCTGAGGAGGTCCTGAACCTATTCAACCTGAGCACCGACAATCAGACGGGGTCCAGGTCCAGAAG ttcagagtcagacatggaggaggaggcagagggaggaggctgtgtaACCTCAGATGAGACGAGATCTTCATCGAGAGAAACTCTGCAGCTTTACCTGAGAgtccaggaggaggaggaggaggaaggcagTGACATGGAGTCCAGCGATG AGGGGGAGTACGACCCCTGGGAGATGGAGCGCCGCTCGGGCTTATGGCTCCTGTTAGAGGAGGAGACAG AGGTGGAGCTTCCTCCTCACAGCTCTGACACACCTGTTCAGCCTGACTCCACCTCTTCCATGAACTCATCTGTGACTCCACCCCCTGTCGCCACCACCGCCAGCACAGCCTCCTTCATCACCACACCTGACTCCCTCACAGTGAGGACGGAGCCAGAGCACCACTCACACCTGCCGTTGTCATGGAGACACCTGCTGCCAGTGGGCGGGGCTCATTTGACAACATCACGCCTGAACTGCCGCAAAATAGGCCCCTCCTCCTGCAAGAGAAAGGGGAGGGGTCAGAGGAGGACCCAGGGACAtttaggaggaggaggaggaggggacgGCGAGAAGCTCATAGCCTGCCCCCTAGACTCCTCTTCCCCCCCCTGCAGCCTGGGGGCAGGGCTCTCCTCTTTAAGATGCTCAGAGAGGCTCCTCCCCCTGGGCAGA GAgctgggaggggttggagccaGAAATCTATTAAAGACTGTGTTTTCTGGAAACAAGaatgaggagaagaagaagggggGCAGGACTTTACCTGCAGAGAGGGTGAAGGAGAAAACAGCCAGTCAGAGATTCACAG atgtgAGAGCAGAGGTGTCAGATCTTGATTCATCCACTGTGTTGCAGAGATGTTCCCTGAAGCCCCAAAACAAC CTGCGTTTGGAGTTGCTTGACCTGACCAATGAAATTCAGAGGGTTGCCATCGAGGAGGAGGAGAACCAGGAG CCGCCATACGTTCCTCACGCTGTGGCTTTCAAACGATCATACGCCATCAAG AGACGCCCTCTGAGAGACAGAGTCCCGCTACAGGACTCTGACGGCCAGTCTTCCTGCCCCACGGAGGTGGTGGGGGTCCTGGTCCAGCCGAAGGAGGCATCCAGTTTGAGCGTGAAGGAAACCATGTTCCAGAGGGAGTGTGAGGACGACGATGACGACCTGGACACCAGAATCACGCGACGGGTTCAGAGAGCCGCAAGGAGACAGGCCAAACAAGAAGAACTGAAAAGACTCCACAAGGCCCAG ATGATCCAGAGGCAGctgcagcaggtggaggagaAGCAGAGGCAgctggaggagagaggagtGATGGTGGAGAAAGCTCTGAGAGGAGAAGCAG aTTACTGGGGAGAATCCAGCCAAAGCGCAGACATGGAGCTTCACCTGGGAG GGCTCGGGAAACTGGATAATCCGCCGCTGATGCAGCAGTGGTTCCTGCTGGTCCAACAGAAGAACGCTCTGGTCCGATATGAAGCTGAGCTCATGATCTT CGCTCGAGAGCTGGAGCTGGAGGACCGGCAGAGTCGTCTGCAGCAGGAGCTCAGAGAGAGGATGGCTGTGGACG ACCACCTGAAGGACGAAGAGCAGCTGGCTGAGGAGCGTCTGATCCTGGAGGAGATGCTGGAGGTGGTTGAGCAGAGAGACTCTCTGGTGTCCCTGCTGGAGGAGCAGCGACTGCAGGAGCGACAGGAAGACAGGGACCTGGAGCAGCTGATGGTGTCCGGAGGACTGGGACTCACCTGGACCTGA